The genomic segment GGCCGGCTGACAGCCGCCCGTAAGGAGCAGGAGGTGCTCGCCCGCCTGCGCGCACTGCCGGACGGCGAGGCCAAGGCCACCGAGACCAAGCACATGATCGATCGGGTGCGCACCTTCATCGGCTATCGCGAGTTCCCCAAGTACGGCATCGTCAGCCGCTACTTCGTCTACAAGTGCGCGTTGTTGGCCGAAGCTGATCGTTTGGTGCGGGCGGGCGCGTTGCCGGCGCGCGACGACATCTTCTACCTCACGTTCCAGGAGCTTTCCGACGCCGTACGGCATCAGGCGGTCGACGAGCAACTTGTGCGCAACCGGCAGGAGGAGTTCCGCTCGTACGCCGCGCTGGCCGCCCCGCGCATCCTCACGTCGGAGGGCGAAGGCATCAACGGTGCGTACCGGCGCGACGACGTGCCACCGGGCGCGCTGGTCGGGGTGCCCGTCTCGGCCGGCACGATCGAGGGCCGGGCCCGGGTCGTCCTCGACATGGCCCGGGCCGACGTCGAAGCGGGCGACATCCTGGTCACCGCGTACACCGACCCCAGCTGGTCCCCGCTGTTCGTCTCGGTCGCGGGCCTGGTCACCGAGGTCGGCGGCCAGATGACCCACGGGGCGGTGATCGCCCGCGAGTACGGCCTGCCCGCGGTGGTCGGCGTCGACAACGCCACCCGCCTGATCCCCGACGGCAGCCGCATCCGCGTCCACGGCACCGACGGCTACATCGAACTCCTGCCCGGCTCCGCGTGACCGACCCGGCTCGGGCCCTGGCTGCTAGGCTGCGAGCCTCACCGGCAGCGGGAAGCACATGTGCACGTCCTGGACGACCTCGACGGCTTGTCCCCCAGCGCAAGAGCCTTCCTGACACGTACGGCACGGCGCGAACCAGCCGACACGGGGCTCGGCACCGGCGCACGAGATCCGCTTGAACTGTCCGTACGCCGGCGGAACTTCGTCACCCGGTTCGGCGGCTTGCGCTACACCGTGCGGCGAAGTGCCCGGGTAGGGCACGACCGCTGGGACATCGCCCGGGAGTGGCGGTTCGACCTGGACGGCTGGACCCGCCGGGAGCGGGACGGCTGGACCTTCGGGTGGATCGGTGAAGGGGTGTCGTCCCCGGTCCGGCACGTGCTGCACACCGACGGACGGTTCGGGGTGACCGACGGTGGCGCGTTCCTGGAGGCATGTCCGTCGATCTGTCACCTGATCGAGGGGCACGCCCTGATGGACGAAGTCGCGGACTGGCATCCCGTCGGCGGCAGCGCGCTGGAGACGTGGGCCGGTGGCCGTCTCGACGCGCAGGCCGGTGACTTGTCCGTGGTGTCCGAGGCGTCCGGCCCGTACGACTGCTGGCTGCGCTCCGACGACGTCGTGGTCCGGCGGTTCAAGCTGTGGACCAACCGGCGCGATCGCCCCACTCGCGTGATGGCGTCGACGCGTCAGCAGGTGGAGTGGAACAGGCCGCCTACCGGCTGAGTCGCCGCCAGCTTGTTGTAGAGCTCGACGGCCAGCGTGGTCTCGGCGACGTGGGTCTCGACGCCCCGGGCTTCGAGGTGGTCGAGCGTGGCCGGGTCGACCTGGAGCTGCCGGTCCATGCCGCGGGAGAGCACCACCACCGTTGCGCCGTGGGTGAGCAGTTCCTCGACGTCTTCGGGCCGGATGCCGGGGTTGTGGCGCATGCCGGTCTCCGACCAGTTCCATTCGCGGCCGCCGCCGGGGTAGAGCTTGAAGTCCTTGCCGGGCTCCAGGCCCTCCACTTCGATGTGGCCCCACTCGACGGACACGATCTTCGGTGATGTCACAGGTATTCCTCACGGGCGACGGGCGACGGGCGACGGGCGACGGGCGACGGGCGACGGGCGACGGGCGACGGGCGACGGGCGACGGGCGACGGGCGACGGGCGACGGGCGACGGGCGACGGGCGACGGGCGACGGGCGACGGGCGACGGGCGACGGGCGACGGGCGACGGGCGACGGGCCGCGAACAGTACCCGTTCGCGGCCCGTCGTTCGATCCGGGTCACGCGCGCACGGCGGGGGTGGCCGGGCCGCGGACCGTACGGCTGGTGGTCTGGATCGTGGCGAACGCGGTCAGGGCCACGGCCGAGCAGGCGATGATCGCGAACGCCCACGGTGACGCGGACGGCCAGACCTGATCGGCGCGGGCCGAACCGAACGGCAGGATGGTGAACATCGAGGCGGCCAGCCCGCCGAGCACGCCGGTGACCGTGATCAGCACGCCTTCCAGCGCGACCATCGCCAGCACCTGCCCCGTCGTCGCCCCGGCCAGGCGTTGCTGGGCGAACTCGCGGCGGCGGTGGGTGGTGGCGGCGACCAGCGTGTTGACGAGCATGACGGCCACGAACAGGGTGATCATGCCGACGACCACGTAGTTCAGGGTCTGGATGTCCCGCGCGTAGTCGGGCTGGATCCGGCCCTGCGCCGCCCGATCCTCGATGCCCTGCATGTAGACCGTGCCGGTGGCGATGCCGGTGAACAGCAGCACGGGCATGACCGCTGACGCGAGCTGCCGCGTACGGGAATGGACGCCCGTCACGGCCAGCGAACCGGCGATGCCGAAGACCCGTACGAGGGGGCCCAGCACGACCGTGACCAGGCGCAGCAGTTCGGGGGCGAGCAGGGCCAGGCCGATCGAGGCCCAGATGCCGGCCTGCCCCGCGGTCTGCATGGCGTCGATGCCCTTGCCGTCCATCAGCGTCGCGGTCAACGTCGCGCAGTTACCGCCGGCCAGCAGGAAGAACACGGCGGCGATCCGGCGCAGCACGGGGCGTTCGCGGCGCGCCGAGGAGGCCAGGATCCGCCGGGCGGTGGCCAGCCCGGCCGCGGACGAGCCGAGCAGGGTGACCCCGAAACCCAGGGCCAGCGCGATCCCTCCGAAGGCGGGCGACACCGCGGGCACGACCTGCCCGGTGTCCTTGAGGAGGGAGACCAGCAAGCGGCCGAGCAGCCAGCCGGCCGGCACCGCGACCGCCGACGCGAGCAGGGCGACCGCCAGGGCCTCCCCCACCACCATCCGCCGGATCTGCGGTCCGGTGGCGCCGGCCCGCCGCAGCAAGGCGATCTGCTCGGAGCGCTGCCGCACGGCCAGGCTCAGCGTCGAGGTCACCGCGAACGCCACGATGACCAGGCACCAGCCACCGCCGACCATGGCCGTGGTGACCAGCGACTCGTTGCCGTCGGCGGTGGGCACACCGGAGGCGGTGTCGAGCAGCGACGCGAACGCCATGATCAGCGCCGCGCCCAGGAAGGCGGTGAGGAACGTGGCGACGAAGCCGCCGGGACGGTGGCGCAGGTTGCGCAGGGCCACGGCGATCATGCGAGCACCCCGCCGACCCGGTCACCGAGGTGGGCCAGGCGCTCGGCCACGGCGTCGGCGGTCGGCGCGCGCAGCGACCCGGCGAGCCGGCCGTCGGCCAGGAAGACGACCGAGTCCGCGTACGCGGCGGCGACCGGGTCGTGGGTGACCATGACCACCGTACGGCCGTGTTCGTGCACTATCGAGCGCAGCAAAGTGAGCACTTCGCGCGCACTGCGCAGGTCGAGCGCGCCGGTCGGCTCGTCGGCGAAGATCACGGCGGGCTCGGTGACCAGGGCCCGGGCCACGGCCACGCGCTGCCGCTGGCCGCCCGACAGGCGCTCGGGCAGGTCGTGCCGCCGGTCGCCCAGACCGAGCCGGTCGAGCACGGCGTGCACCCGCGCGCGGTCGGGCCGCCGCCCGGCCAGCCGCAACGACAGCACGGTGTTCTGCTCGACGGTGAGCGACGGGAGCAGGTTGTAGTCCTGGAACACGAACCCGACCCGGGTCCGGCGGAACTTGGTCATCGCAGTGTCCTTCGTGGCCGTCAGCTCGGTGCCGTTGATGAACACCCGCCCGCCGGTCGGCCGGTCGAGCCCCGCCGCGCATTGCAGCAGGGTGCTCTTGCCGGAGCCGGACGGGCCCATCACCGCCGTGAAGCTGCCCGCGGCGAACCCGGCGGTGACGCCGTCCAGCGCGGCCACGCCACCCTCGTACGTCTTGTCAAGCTCTTCTACCCTGACGATGTCGGTCATGGATACACCGTACGAGCGCACTATTCTGAAATCGGTAGTGCTAGCACCCGTATCCAGCTAGTGCACCGGTCAGGCATGCTCTAGTGCACCAGGAGGGGGTCGCATGAGTGTCTATCGCCGGATCGCCGACGAGCTCGCCGCGCGCATCGCCGCCGGGGAACCGGGCCCGGGTCAGCGCATCATGTCGACCCGTCAGATCATGGCGGAGTACGGGGTGGCGATGGCCACGGCGACCAAGGTGATCACCCACCTGCGCGACGAGGGTTTGGTCCGGGCCAAGCCGGGTGTCGGCACGGTGGTGGCGGTCGGCGCCGTGCCCGCCGGCTCCGCCCCCGGCCGTGACGTGCTCGTCCGCACGGCCATCACGATCGCCGACGCCGAGGGCCTGACCGGGCTGTCGATGCGGCGCCTGGCCGGGGAACTGAGCATGCCGACCATGTCGATCTACAAGCATGTGGCCGACAAGGAAGAGCTCGTGCTGCTCATGATGGACAAGGTGATGGCGGCCAACCCTCCCCCGCCCGGCATGTCGGCCGAACGGGACGGCTGGCGCGCCTGCGTCGAGGCCCTGGCCCGCCTGCAGTGGTCGATGTATCGCCGGCACACGTGGCTGGCCCAGGCCGTCTCGTTCACCCGCCCGCTGCTGGCGCCGCACGCGATGGCGCACACCGAGTGGACGATGCGCGCGCTGGAGGGTCTCGGACTCGACCACAACGCGCAGTTCTGCGCGGCGGTGACGGTGGCCAACTACGTACGGGGAACCGCAGTCAATCTCGAGGAGGAGGCCCGGGCCGAACAGGAGTCGGGACTCGACGATCAGCAGTGGATGCGGGCCCAGCAGCAACGGATGGCCGCCGTGCTGGCCACCGGGAAACTGCCGTTGATGGCCCGGTTCATCTCCGCCGAGGACCGCGCCTTCGACCTGGACACCCTGCTCGACTTCGGTCTGCAACGCCTTCTGGACGGCCTCGATCAGACGCGGGCGACGCCGCCGTAAAGCGCGACCTGCGCGTCGGTGAACGGGACCTCCTGGTCGGGCCGCCACTGCAGGATCGGCACGACCCCCGGCTGCACCAGTTCGAGGCCGTCGAAGAACCGTCCGACCTCCTCGCGCGAGCGCAGCCGGGTGGGGATGCCCTGGCCGCGCATGATGCCGGCGAAACGGCCCCACGACTCCGGGTCGTGATCGGCCGTGATGTGCGAGATCACGAGATAACTGCCGCCGGGCAGCGCGCTCAGCAGTTCCCGGACGATCCCGTACGGGTCCTGGTCGTCCTCCACGAAGTGCAGCACCGCGTACAGCAGCAACGCGACCGGCTCGTCGAGATCGAGGGTGGCCCGCACCTCCGGCGCGGCCAGGATGCTCTTGGGGTCGCGCAGGTCGGCCTGTACGTAGTCGGTGCGCCCTTCGGGCCGGCCGGTCAGCAGGGCCCGCGCGTGGGCCAGCACGATCGGGTCGTTGTCGGCGTAGACCACCCGGGCCGCCGGGTCGACGCTCTGCGCCACCTCGTGCACA from the Paractinoplanes abujensis genome contains:
- a CDS encoding FtsX-like permease family protein gives rise to the protein MIAVALRNLRHRPGGFVATFLTAFLGAALIMAFASLLDTASGVPTADGNESLVTTAMVGGGWCLVIVAFAVTSTLSLAVRQRSEQIALLRRAGATGPQIRRMVVGEALAVALLASAVAVPAGWLLGRLLVSLLKDTGQVVPAVSPAFGGIALALGFGVTLLGSSAAGLATARRILASSARRERPVLRRIAAVFFLLAGGNCATLTATLMDGKGIDAMQTAGQAGIWASIGLALLAPELLRLVTVVLGPLVRVFGIAGSLAVTGVHSRTRQLASAVMPVLLFTGIATGTVYMQGIEDRAAQGRIQPDYARDIQTLNYVVVGMITLFVAVMLVNTLVAATTHRRREFAQQRLAGATTGQVLAMVALEGVLITVTGVLGGLAASMFTILPFGSARADQVWPSASPWAFAIIACSAVALTAFATIQTTSRTVRGPATPAVRA
- a CDS encoding ABC transporter ATP-binding protein; this encodes MTDIVRVEELDKTYEGGVAALDGVTAGFAAGSFTAVMGPSGSGKSTLLQCAAGLDRPTGGRVFINGTELTATKDTAMTKFRRTRVGFVFQDYNLLPSLTVEQNTVLSLRLAGRRPDRARVHAVLDRLGLGDRRHDLPERLSGGQRQRVAVARALVTEPAVIFADEPTGALDLRSAREVLTLLRSIVHEHGRTVVMVTHDPVAAAYADSVVFLADGRLAGSLRAPTADAVAERLAHLGDRVGGVLA
- a CDS encoding SAM-dependent methyltransferase, with the protein product MTEAFDTGRPHPARVYDYLLGGKDNFAADRAAAQQGVAANPNAITAPRQNRAFLQRTVRWLASRRGVRQFLDIGTGLPTRPNVHEVAQSVDPAARVVYADNDPIVLAHARALLTGRPEGRTDYVQADLRDPKSILAAPEVRATLDLDEPVALLLYAVLHFVEDDQDPYGIVRELLSALPGGSYLVISHITADHDPESWGRFAGIMRGQGIPTRLRSREEVGRFFDGLELVQPGVVPILQWRPDQEVPFTDAQVALYGGVARV
- a CDS encoding TetR/AcrR family transcriptional regulator C-terminal domain-containing protein — its product is MSVYRRIADELAARIAAGEPGPGQRIMSTRQIMAEYGVAMATATKVITHLRDEGLVRAKPGVGTVVAVGAVPAGSAPGRDVLVRTAITIADAEGLTGLSMRRLAGELSMPTMSIYKHVADKEELVLLMMDKVMAANPPPPGMSAERDGWRACVEALARLQWSMYRRHTWLAQAVSFTRPLLAPHAMAHTEWTMRALEGLGLDHNAQFCAAVTVANYVRGTAVNLEEEARAEQESGLDDQQWMRAQQQRMAAVLATGKLPLMARFISAEDRAFDLDTLLDFGLQRLLDGLDQTRATPP
- a CDS encoding Mth938-like domain-containing protein, producing MTSPKIVSVEWGHIEVEGLEPGKDFKLYPGGGREWNWSETGMRHNPGIRPEDVEELLTHGATVVVLSRGMDRQLQVDPATLDHLEARGVETHVAETTLAVELYNKLAATQPVGGLFHSTC